The DNA region CCGCTAATCCTGTTCGGCTGGCCGGACATGAAAGCCGAGAAGACCAAATTCGCGGTAGAGATTCCGTACCTGGGCAGCCTGATCCTCACGCACTCGCTGGACAAACAGGTCCCGGCACTCAAGGAATTCCCGCCTGAAGACCGGCCGAATTCGACCATTGTGTTCTGGTCGTTCCGGATCATGGTGGGTCTGGGCATGCTGATGATCTTCACCGGTCTGTGGAGCCTGTGGCTGCGTAAACGCGACAAGCTCTATACCTCGCGGCCGTTCCTGTACCTGGCGTTGTGGATGGGGCCATCCGGCCTGATCGCGATCCTCGCCGGTTGGTTCACCACTGAAATCGGCCGTCAGCCGTGGGTCGTCTATGGCCTGATGCGCACGGCGGATGCGTCCTCCAATCACAGCTTCATGCAGATGAGCATCACGTTGATCATGTTCGTCGTGGTCTATTTCGCGCTGTTCGGTGCCGGTCTGGGCTACATGATGCGCCTGGTGCGCAAAGGGCCGAAGATCGACGAAGGCAAGGAAACGCCCGAGGGCGGTCCAGGCAAGAAACGCACACCGGCCCGGCCGCTGTCCGCCGCCGATGACAACGGTGACGGCGACCACAGCCCCAGCCTGACAAAGGAGATTTGACTCATGGGTATTGATCTTCCGCTGATCTGGGCCGTGATCATCATCTTCGGCATCATGATGTACGTGGTCATGGACGGTTTCGATTTGGGGATCGGGATTCTCTTCCCGTTCATTCCGGGCAAGACCGATCGTGACGTCATGATGAACACCGTCGCGCCGGTCTGGGACGGCAACGAAACCTGGCTGGTACTGGGTGGCGCAGCGTTGTTCGGGGCCTTCCCGCTGGCCTATTCGGTGGTGCTCTCGGCGTTGTACCTGCCGCTGATTTTTATGCTGATCGGGCTGATCTTCCGCGGTGTGGCCTTCGAGTTCCGCTTCAAGGCCAGGGACGACAAGCGCCATCTCTGGGACAAGGCGTTCATCGGTGGCTCGGTCGCCGCCACCTTTTTCCAGGGCGTTGCGTTGGGTGCGTTCATTGATGGGTTGCCGGTGGTCAATCGCCAATTTGCCGGTGGCTCACTGGACTGGTTGACGCCGTTCACCCTGTTCTGCGGCGTGGCGCTAGTGGTGGCTTATGCGTTGCTCGGTTGCACCTGGCTGATCATGAAGACCGAAGGCAAGTTGCAGGAGCAGATGCATGACCTGGCTCGACCGCTGGCTTTCGTGGTGTTGGCAGTGATCGGTATCGTCAGTATCTGGACCCCGCTGGCCCATGCCGAGATTGCCGCTCGCTGGTTCACCCTGCCAAACCTGTTCTGGTTCCTGCCGGTGCCGATTCTGGTGCTGGTGACCATGTACGGTCTGATCCGCGCGGTGGCTCGCAATGCGCACTACACGCCATTCCTGCTGACGCTGGTGCTGATCTTCCTCGGCTACAGCGGTTTGGGCATCAGCCTGTGGCCGAACATCGTGCCGCCGTCGATCTCGATCTGGGACGCCGCCGCACCGCCGCAAAGTCAGGGCTTCATGCTGGTGGGCACGCTGTTCATCATCCCGTTCATCCTGGGTTACACCTTCTGGAGCTACTACGTGTTCCGCGGCAAGGTCACCCACGAAGATGGCTATCACTAGAGCACTCGACAGTGGCGCTGGGCTGAGACCTGCGCCATTTCTTCAGAGGAGATTGCGATGAAGGCGGGTAAACATTCCTTGCAGGAAATCGAAGCAGCAGAGAAAAAGCCGCTCTGGCAGCGCCTCGGCTGGCTGGCGATGATCTGGACCGGCAGCGTTGTGGCGCTGTTCATCGTGGCCAGCCTGATGCGCATGTTCATGAATGCCGCGGGCCTGACGACCCACTGATTTTTTGCCCCTTATTTGCGGGCTTTAAGGATCACGAATTTAGGTGTGGCCGCCACTTGCTCGACGCCGCGGAACAGCCGCGCGAGCTTGCTGTGATACCCCAGATGACGGTTGCCGACGATGTACAACGCGCCGCCTACCACCAGAGACTCTCGGGCCTGCTGGAACATGCGCCAGGCCAGGAAGTCGCCGACGACTTGTTGTTGGTGAAACGGAGGGTTGCACAGTACGACATCCAGAGACTGAGGTTCCTGACCCGCCAAACCATCGCCGGCACGTACAACCACTTCCCGGTCACCCAGCGCCGCGCGCCAGTTTTCGGCTGCTGATTGCACGGCCATGAACGACTCGTCCACGAGGGTGTAGTGAGCCTCGGGGTTTTGCAGGGCGCTGGCGATGGCCAAAACCCCGTTGCCACAACCCAAGTCGGCTACCCGCGCCGAGCCCAGGTTCTTTGGCAGGTGCGGCAAAAACGCTCGCGTGCCGATATCCAGCCCTTCGCGGCAGAACACATTGGCGTGATTGAGCAGTTCGATATCAGGGGCGTCGAGTCGATAACGGGTCGGGTAGGGGGACACGACGGGTGCTTTGACCTCAGCGGTCGCGATCAATAGCCGAGCCTTCTTCACCGCCAACGAGGCTTGCACCGGGCCGACGTAGCGTTCCAGCAGATCGCCCGCGGCGCGGGGCAAATGCTTGATCATCGCCGCAGCAATCACCTGAGCCCCCGGCGCCAGTTGACCCTGCAAACGAATCAATTGTTCTTCCAGCAAGGAGAGGGTTTTTGGCACCCGGATCAGTACCCGGTCAAAGGGGCCTGAAAAGGCTTCACTGGCAGGTACGCTTGGCACTGCATCAAATACCTGGCCGTTACGGATCAGATTTTTTTCCAGTCCCTCAAAGGCCAGGAACGAGTCACCGCTGCTGGTCACTTGAACCTTGCCCACAAGGCTGGCGGCCAATGCGCCAAAGCTGTCGTTGAGCACCAAAACCCGAGTGTCGGCCGTGGGCTGTTGGTCAGCCAGATGGGTGAGCAGGTATTCGTCTGCGGCATCAAACGCCTGCAACGGTTCGTTCTGCTGCTCGGGCTGGCGGATCAGGTCGAGTCGGGCGAAGGGTGTTTCGAGCAAGGGCATGAGGCGGGGCTCTGGGTAATCAACGGGGTCATCAACAGGTGTCCCGCGGCCCAAGGGCGTTGTAGCGGGCGAGACCGTCCGAGTGTACTGCGTCGTGAAGGTTCACACGTCATCACTCAAGAAGGACCGCAAATGGTACGTTTTTTTCTTTTGGATTACTTGCAGGTTTTTTGGGTCAGCGTATCGCGCTGCTGTTGAGAATACCGTCCTTGGTTGCGGCGATGACTGCCGAAATCTTGTTATTGACCCCGAGCTTCAGAATGGCGCTTTGCACATGAAAATTGACCGTGCGTGCGCTGAGGTTAAGGATTCTGGCACTCTCATACGCAGTCTTGCCGTCAGCCGCCAGTTTCAATACGTCGATCTCGCGGGGGGACAAATGCGGCACGGGTGGCTTCGTCGATTTCCTCGGCAGCGTTTGTGTGACCAACGCATGCAGATGGCGCCCGATGAACACTGAAAAACCGAGATTTTCATACAGTTCAAACGCAGTGATCGGGCAATGGCTTCTGGCCAGGCTCAGAATGCT from Pseudomonas sp. ACM7 includes:
- the cydB gene encoding cytochrome d ubiquinol oxidase subunit II, which gives rise to MGIDLPLIWAVIIIFGIMMYVVMDGFDLGIGILFPFIPGKTDRDVMMNTVAPVWDGNETWLVLGGAALFGAFPLAYSVVLSALYLPLIFMLIGLIFRGVAFEFRFKARDDKRHLWDKAFIGGSVAATFFQGVALGAFIDGLPVVNRQFAGGSLDWLTPFTLFCGVALVVAYALLGCTWLIMKTEGKLQEQMHDLARPLAFVVLAVIGIVSIWTPLAHAEIAARWFTLPNLFWFLPVPILVLVTMYGLIRAVARNAHYTPFLLTLVLIFLGYSGLGISLWPNIVPPSISIWDAAAPPQSQGFMLVGTLFIIPFILGYTFWSYYVFRGKVTHEDGYH
- a CDS encoding DUF2474 domain-containing protein, translating into MKAGKHSLQEIEAAEKKPLWQRLGWLAMIWTGSVVALFIVASLMRMFMNAAGLTTH
- a CDS encoding methyltransferase; amino-acid sequence: MPLLETPFARLDLIRQPEQQNEPLQAFDAADEYLLTHLADQQPTADTRVLVLNDSFGALAASLVGKVQVTSSGDSFLAFEGLEKNLIRNGQVFDAVPSVPASEAFSGPFDRVLIRVPKTLSLLEEQLIRLQGQLAPGAQVIAAAMIKHLPRAAGDLLERYVGPVQASLAVKKARLLIATAEVKAPVVSPYPTRYRLDAPDIELLNHANVFCREGLDIGTRAFLPHLPKNLGSARVADLGCGNGVLAIASALQNPEAHYTLVDESFMAVQSAAENWRAALGDREVVVRAGDGLAGQEPQSLDVVLCNPPFHQQQVVGDFLAWRMFQQARESLVVGGALYIVGNRHLGYHSKLARLFRGVEQVAATPKFVILKARK